GCAATGGTGCAAACCCCGTTATGTTCCTCCAATCCATCCATTTCTGTCAGAAGCGCATTAACGATCTCTGCTACGTCTCCCCTTATTTCCTGGAAGCTGCGGTTAAGTGCGATTGCATCGAACTCATCAATGAAAACGATGCAGGGTGATAGCTCTTCTGCCTTTTCATATAGCTGGTGTATCTGGCGGGCTCCGTCACCCACGAATTCTCCTATGAGTTTTGTTGCTTTGACGGGCAAGAACGGTACTTTGGAGGCATTTGCCAGGGCCTTTGCCATCATTGTTTTCCCTGTACCTGCGGGCCCATGGAAAAGGATATTCTTGGGGGTCCATTTCCCGAATTTCAGGGGATTGGAAAGAAATTGCTTAATGAGTTTACATTTAAGTTTTGCTCTCTCCTGCCCGATTATGTCCTTAAATCCGACCATTGTTCTTATCTCGGTAGTAAAGAAATCGGAATCGTAATCCTCAACCGTGAATTTCGTATCCTTGCCTATTTCCGACTCATCAGGTTCGACTTCTATCACTTTAAAAGCAAAATCCGGGAACATCCGCCTGTCGAAAAGATAATCGCCTTTTTTCACTATGAACCCGTTCCACTGTTCCCGTGCATAGAACTCAAAGACATCCAGTTCTGAGGGCTCCGGATATTCATGGAACATGCCTTTTAATGGATAGCCAGCTGGTTTCACTATCACAGTTTTTGCCCCGGCTCCTTTTAGAACATGAGAGTATTCTTTGT
The genomic region above belongs to Candidatus Methanoperedens sp. and contains:
- a CDS encoding AAA family ATPase; translated protein: MRQKQRVNNNKNKEYSHVLKGAGAKTVIVKPAGYPLKGMFHEYPEPSELDVFEFYAREQWNGFIVKKGDYLFDRRMFPDFAFKVIEVEPDESEIGKDTKFTVEDYDSDFFTTEIRTMVGFKDIIGQERAKLKCKLIKQFLSNPLKFGKWTPKNILFHGPAGTGKTMMAKALANASKVPFLPVKATKLIGEFVGDGARQIHQLYEKAEELSPCIVFIDEFDAIALNRSFQEIRGDVAEIVNALLTEMDGLEEHNGVCTIAATNMIQSLDSAVRSRFEEEIEFTLPGLNERLEILKVNSRTFPKKLAKDVNLEAIARQTPGFSGRDLVEKLLKNALHKSILSGGKVTRSHFDEALVEAIGKKSEPPKGMFA